The Balneolales bacterium ANBcel1 DNA segment TGCAACACGTATGGGACCTGGGGGAAGCCACCGGCAACGATGTCCGGAAACGGATACATCAGACCCGTGACCTGGCCTACACCACCATCATAACCGTACTCAAAAACCTGGTTCAAAAGGGGTATCTGAAGTACCGCAAAGAGGGTGTTACCCATGTTTACAGTGCAGCGCGAGAGCCGGAGTCGGTTCGCTACAATCTGGTGAATCATCTTGTGGAAAAAGTATTCAGAGGCTCCAGAGCCGATCTTATCCAGACTCTGGTGGAAAAGGAAAAACTGACTGCGGAACAGCTTAAGGAAATCCGAAGAATGATCGACCAGCTGGACGAGCAGTAACAGTCGCGCTTCAATGGAAACGCGATGAACCGGTTGGGCCGGCTTGCCTGCCGAATCCCGGGCGATAGCAGCCATGCGTCAACGGCTTGCTATCTGCTGTACCCTCAACTCATTACACACTGCCGGGCGCGGACTGTCATTTCCCGGCGACAACCCGCCGCAAGGCCACATCAAACGCAATTGTCATGGAGACATCGCAACTGATCCCTTTCATCACCTCGTTCCTGGAATCGGCCGGAACCGCCAGCATCAGCTATCTGTGGATACCGGCTGCCGTATGGCTGATAGCCGTGCTGACCGTCCTCGGACTGCTTCGCCTGGCCGCGAACATGGACGCCCTGTACCACTATCATATCCGGACGGCGCTCATCCTCAGCCTTCCGGCCCCGTCCCCCTGAGCCTGTCCAACCGTACGCTACTCGACTCGATGCGCTTCAAGCCGCGCCTGATACTTGGTGGCCGAACCCCGGTACCCTGCACTTTCGGCACATTTCGTCCGGTCATAATCATCCCGGAGAAGCTGAGGGAGTCACCGCAAAAACTGAATATGGCCGTGCGCCATGAGCTGATTCACATCCGACGGGGGGATTCCCTGCTGAACATGCTGATGATGCTCACCATCACGCTTTTCTGGTTCATCCCGCTGCTGCATCTGCTGTTCTCGCGGGTAAAAATGTACCGTGAGCTATCCTGTGACCGGGATGTGCTCAGTGAAAACGGATTTTCCAGAAAAGAATACGCCGAGCTGTTGTTTGAGATGGCCATGCATACCGGCCGTCACCATTCATCATTGCTGGGTATGTCCATTGAACCATCCATCCTAAAGAAGAGGATTGAGAATATGAATACAAAAGAACAACACCAGCGATCATTCAGGAAGAGTCTTGGCTTTTTGTTTGTCACCCTTTTAGCCATCACGGTGGTTATTTCGTGCTCGGATATACAGAGCAGCGGACAAGGCGCGGAGCCGGCCTCTTCGGTTTCGTCATCCGCTGAGGGTGCTGCCACCTCAACCGCCGCCCTGGATGAGGAAACTGTGTACACCGAAGTGGAGATCATGCCGGAAATGGAGGGCGGAATCATCTCATTGTACGAGTACCTGACCTATCCTGATGATGCGCGCGCCGCCGGTATCGAAGGGCAGGTTGTGGTGCAGTTTGTCGTCGATGAAGAGGGCCGGGTCACACAACCGCAGGTTGTGCGAAGCGCGGGCGGTGGCCTGGACGAAGCGGCGCTTGATGCCATTGAGCAGGTCGCCTTCACACCCGGAAGAAAAGACGGAACTCCCGTGAAAGTGGAAATTGCGATGCCGATCTCCTTCCGGCTGAGTCAATAGGAGAAGTATGCGCCGCCGTGGGGCCCCGGATCCGGATTCATTTGACCTCACCGGGTTCGGGGCGGCCACTGCCGGCCGGCAGCTGTTCATGAAGCGGACGCAGGCCGTATCTGACAAGCAGGTTGATGCTTCCAGCCTGCGCGCTGGTTGTCGTCAACTGTTCATGTAGCGGTCGTATCGGGAAAGCATGGCCGCGTCTTCCTCCAGCTGACGGATGTAGGCCGAGGTATCTTCCAGCTCCGCCATCATTTCATCAAGCTGGCTGCCGAAATCGTCGGGATGGTAGATCGTCATTGTCTTTTCATAGACGTACCGCACCGCGTCTTCGATGGTCTCCTGCCGGGTCGTGCAGATATCTACCCGTTCCTCGGCGGACTTCAGCTTCTCGAGGCGTTTTTTAAGAATCTCCAGGCGCCGTGTCCGTACCTCCCTGAGCTGGCCCGAGTATTCGGCTTTCAGCTCCAGCTCAAGTGAGCGGATCTCAAGAATGAGCGCGCCGGTGGAGGATTGCCGCAGAAGCTCGCTGAACCGCTCATGGAAAACAAGTTGCCGCAGGTACTCCGACATCAGCGATTCGATTCGCGAGACCAGCGGTTCCGCCAGCAGGCGGGCCGAGCCCGGCATCGACCGGAAGTTGGCATCGATTTTGTCGCACAGGCGCTTGAGGATCAGAAACTTTTTCTGGCTGTGCACCTGGAGTTCGTCGAACATGCGTTTCTCTGTGCCGGCACCGTCCTGATCCCTGGCGTCGAGGCGTTCGATGATGTACCTGCGAAACCATGGCTGATGCGGTACCGTCCCGAGATAGAGCAATTCCACTCCAATGCCGATGGTC contains these protein-coding regions:
- a CDS encoding BlaI/MecI/CopY family transcriptional regulator, translating into MKRSLTPLGETEMEVLQHVWDLGEATGNDVRKRIHQTRDLAYTTIITVLKNLVQKGYLKYRKEGVTHVYSAAREPESVRYNLVNHLVEKVFRGSRADLIQTLVEKEKLTAEQLKEIRRMIDQLDEQ
- a CDS encoding M56 family metallopeptidase; translation: MRFKPRLILGGRTPVPCTFGTFRPVIIIPEKLRESPQKLNMAVRHELIHIRRGDSLLNMLMMLTITLFWFIPLLHLLFSRVKMYRELSCDRDVLSENGFSRKEYAELLFEMAMHTGRHHSSLLGMSIEPSILKKRIENMNTKEQHQRSFRKSLGFLFVTLLAITVVISCSDIQSSGQGAEPASSVSSSAEGAATSTAALDEETVYTEVEIMPEMEGGIISLYEYLTYPDDARAAGIEGQVVVQFVVDEEGRVTQPQVVRSAGGGLDEAALDAIEQVAFTPGRKDGTPVKVEIAMPISFRLSQ